The following coding sequences are from one Granulicella sp. L56 window:
- a CDS encoding KH domain-containing protein has product MDEAMQLASGDDSAKKMSDLVAELARALVDKPEEVSVETIQDGDGTLLRLHVAQSDVGKVIGKQGRTARSIRTVLSAASMKLKRRFSLDIVEENRAS; this is encoded by the coding sequence ATGGATGAAGCCATGCAATTGGCGTCAGGTGACGATTCTGCGAAAAAGATGAGCGACCTGGTCGCTGAACTTGCCCGCGCGTTGGTGGATAAACCGGAAGAGGTCTCTGTAGAGACCATTCAGGATGGCGACGGGACGCTGCTGCGGCTGCATGTGGCGCAGAGCGACGTGGGCAAAGTGATCGGTAAGCAGGGCAGGACGGCGCGCTCGATACGAACCGTGTTGAGCGCGGCCAGCATGAAGCTGAAACGCCGCTTTTCACTGGACATCGTAGAAGAGAACAGAGCATCGTGA
- the rplS gene encoding 50S ribosomal protein L19, producing the protein MSINPIMQKLAAKFERTDLPEFAPGDTVRVQVKIREGEKERLQAFEGMVIASRKGAQGTFTVRKMSFGQGVERIFPYNSKVVDKVEKIRSYEVRRSKLFYLRGLRGKAARLREVERAK; encoded by the coding sequence ATGTCGATCAATCCAATCATGCAGAAGCTGGCCGCCAAGTTCGAGCGGACCGATTTACCCGAGTTTGCCCCTGGCGATACCGTCCGCGTTCAAGTCAAGATCCGCGAGGGCGAAAAAGAACGTCTGCAGGCGTTTGAAGGCATGGTGATTGCCTCCCGTAAGGGAGCCCAGGGCACCTTTACCGTTCGCAAGATGAGCTTCGGCCAGGGCGTCGAGCGCATCTTCCCCTACAACTCCAAGGTCGTCGACAAGGTCGAGAAGATTCGCTCCTACGAAGTTCGCCGCTCCAAGCTGTTCTACCTGCGCGGTCTGCGTGGCAAGGCTGCCCGTCTGCGTGAAGTCGAGCGCGCCAAGTAA
- the rimM gene encoding ribosome maturation factor RimM (Essential for efficient processing of 16S rRNA), which translates to MTANASSWIALAHLLRPQGRKGELLAELLTDFPERFEERKQVFLAAPGFDGEATQARVADVVAFWLPVGKNEGRIVLQFSGVDSISQAEALAGLEVLVPDDERAPLDDDAVYISELVGCTVYDGTIAVGVIADVQFPATADGSRRLEEAAPLLEVTSPDGNEILIPFAKAFVVGVDTKVKRVDMTLPKGLLEVNQSPSPSEDVKTREGSKR; encoded by the coding sequence ATGACAGCAAACGCTTCTTCGTGGATCGCGCTGGCTCACCTGCTACGGCCTCAAGGCCGTAAGGGTGAGTTGCTTGCGGAGCTATTGACCGACTTTCCTGAACGGTTCGAAGAACGAAAACAGGTCTTTCTTGCCGCGCCAGGCTTTGACGGCGAGGCTACGCAAGCACGTGTCGCGGATGTAGTCGCGTTCTGGCTGCCTGTGGGCAAGAACGAGGGACGCATTGTGCTGCAATTTTCCGGGGTGGATTCGATTAGCCAGGCAGAGGCACTGGCCGGGCTTGAGGTTCTTGTTCCGGACGATGAACGGGCACCGCTGGACGACGACGCGGTCTATATCAGCGAATTGGTCGGCTGCACCGTTTACGACGGCACAATTGCGGTGGGCGTGATCGCCGATGTTCAGTTCCCTGCCACGGCGGATGGCTCCCGACGGCTGGAAGAAGCTGCACCTTTGCTGGAGGTTACATCCCCCGATGGTAATGAGATTTTGATTCCCTTTGCGAAGGCCTTCGTGGTCGGGGTGGATACTAAAGTGAAGCGGGTGGACATGACTCTGCCAAAAGGACTGCTGGAGGTAAACCAGTCCCCGAGTCCGAGTGAGGATGTGAAGACTCGCGAGGGGTCGAAGCGGTAG
- a CDS encoding esterase family protein: protein MNREYHKWLSPALGREMEVLVFGHAGPPAIAFSTSCGRFFDFEDRGMVNAVRHKLEAGHLQLFCIDSVDAESWYNRTVVPRARVARHLRFEHYILEEIVPFVHHRNGSSSSSLSAIGCSFGGYHAVNIALRYPEIFTGILSMGGALDPSGFLSGYYDQDCYLNLPTHYMPNMSDAHYFDSYRRNTCVLATGINDVCRDMNQQMAHILHTKEIPCRLDVWGDDAGHDWHTWQRMIQAYL from the coding sequence GTGAACCGCGAATATCACAAATGGTTATCGCCTGCCCTCGGGCGGGAGATGGAAGTCCTCGTCTTCGGACATGCCGGGCCACCAGCAATCGCCTTTTCTACCTCCTGCGGACGCTTCTTCGACTTCGAGGACCGCGGCATGGTCAACGCCGTCCGGCACAAGCTCGAAGCTGGTCACCTGCAACTCTTTTGTATTGATTCCGTTGACGCCGAAAGCTGGTACAACCGCACCGTCGTTCCACGCGCTCGGGTCGCCCGGCACCTTCGTTTCGAGCACTACATCCTCGAAGAGATTGTCCCCTTCGTTCACCACCGCAACGGCAGTTCCAGTTCCAGCCTCAGCGCCATCGGGTGCAGCTTTGGTGGTTACCATGCGGTCAATATTGCCCTCCGTTATCCCGAGATCTTCACCGGAATCCTCTCCATGGGAGGTGCGCTCGACCCCTCCGGCTTTCTCTCCGGCTACTACGACCAGGACTGTTACCTCAACCTCCCCACCCACTACATGCCAAACATGAGCGATGCTCATTACTTCGACTCCTATCGTCGCAACACCTGTGTCCTCGCCACCGGCATCAACGACGTGTGCCGCGACATGAACCAGCAGATGGCCCACATTCTCCATACCAAGGAGATTCCCTGTCGCCTCGACGTCTGGGGCGACGACGCTGGCCACGACTGGCACACCTGGCAACGCATGATTCAGGCCTATCTGTAA
- the cobA gene encoding uroporphyrinogen-III C-methyltransferase: MSGHEEAGISPISSSSRTRQSAAERGHVYLAGAGPGDPDYLTLRTVRLLETADLILPDDLVSDEILALAHEGAEIIPVGKRCGQPRITQAEIHVLMIDGAQAGKSVLRLKSGDPLIFGRAGEEIQALRGAGIPFEIVPGITTAFAVAAGLQTPLTDRSSASKLILATAHHAAGKVQLTPKWTGAFPPDATLVIYMPGRNFRALADDLIESGIAADTPCVAVSKASTDAEQVHAATLGSIDDAAVGPAPVILLIGQAIQVG; encoded by the coding sequence TTGAGCGGCCACGAAGAAGCCGGGATTTCGCCGATCTCATCCTCATCTCGAACGAGGCAGTCAGCGGCTGAGCGTGGTCATGTGTATCTTGCCGGAGCGGGTCCTGGTGATCCTGACTATCTCACCCTGCGTACTGTTCGGCTCCTTGAGACGGCAGACCTTATTCTTCCCGATGATCTTGTCTCCGATGAGATTCTAGCCCTGGCGCATGAAGGGGCAGAGATTATTCCTGTCGGGAAGCGGTGTGGTCAGCCGCGTATCACCCAGGCCGAAATCCATGTTTTGATGATCGACGGGGCGCAGGCAGGCAAATCGGTCCTGCGTCTCAAATCCGGCGATCCTCTTATCTTCGGTCGCGCCGGGGAAGAGATCCAAGCGCTTCGCGGTGCCGGTATCCCCTTTGAGATTGTGCCGGGTATTACCACAGCCTTTGCCGTTGCCGCTGGACTGCAGACGCCGCTCACCGATCGCAGTTCGGCATCGAAGCTGATCCTCGCCACGGCACACCATGCAGCGGGCAAGGTACAGCTCACGCCGAAGTGGACAGGAGCGTTTCCGCCAGATGCAACCCTTGTCATCTACATGCCGGGCCGTAACTTTCGCGCGCTTGCCGATGATCTGATCGAGTCAGGTATCGCTGCCGATACGCCTTGCGTTGCCGTCTCCAAGGCATCCACCGATGCAGAGCAGGTCCATGCCGCGACCCTCGGATCGATCGACGATGCTGCTGTTGGGCCTGCACCGGTGATACTGCTTATCGGGCAGGCCATTCAGGTTGGTTGA
- the trmD gene encoding tRNA (guanosine(37)-N1)-methyltransferase TrmD yields the protein MRFDIITIFPGFFDSPLDYGILKRARTTGLVDVATHDLRGFTHDRHRTVDDRPFGGGEGMVLKPEPIYDAIASLGISSKSDRQQNKETVILLSAQGRPFTQAMAHELAATERVVIICGRYEGVDERINEMLCDREISIGDYVLSGGELAAAVIVDAVVRLLPGALGNPDSSRFESFGADDVAEDGESVDGVPRSTHGAGGLLDYPHYTRPAEFRGIAIPEALRGGDHEAIRRWRRRMALDKTLRNRPDLLDKIAISEEDREMLAELRPDSEHEA from the coding sequence ATGCGCTTCGATATCATTACGATCTTTCCCGGCTTCTTCGATAGTCCGCTGGACTATGGGATTCTGAAGCGCGCCCGTACAACGGGGTTGGTGGATGTGGCTACGCATGACCTGCGCGGCTTTACTCACGACCGGCACCGGACGGTGGATGATCGCCCGTTTGGCGGCGGCGAGGGCATGGTATTGAAGCCGGAGCCAATTTATGACGCTATCGCTTCGCTGGGAATTTCATCCAAAAGCGACCGGCAGCAAAACAAGGAGACAGTGATTCTGCTGTCGGCACAGGGACGGCCATTTACTCAGGCTATGGCGCATGAACTTGCCGCTACGGAGCGCGTGGTGATTATCTGCGGGCGCTACGAAGGCGTGGACGAGCGCATAAACGAGATGCTCTGCGACCGCGAGATCTCGATTGGAGATTACGTGCTTTCGGGTGGAGAGCTGGCAGCGGCTGTGATTGTAGACGCCGTAGTCCGGTTGCTGCCGGGTGCGCTGGGCAATCCTGATTCGTCTCGGTTTGAGAGCTTTGGGGCCGATGACGTGGCCGAGGATGGCGAGTCTGTGGATGGGGTTCCGCGGAGCACGCATGGCGCGGGAGGGTTGCTGGACTATCCGCACTACACGCGGCCTGCAGAGTTTCGCGGGATTGCGATTCCAGAGGCTTTGCGAGGCGGAGACCACGAGGCGATTCGACGCTGGCGGCGAAGAATGGCGCTGGACAAGACGCTGCGAAACCGGCCCGATCTGCTGGACAAAATTGCGATCAGCGAGGAAGACCGGGAGATGCTGGCGGAGCTTCGGCCGGATAGCGAACATGAGGCTTAA
- a CDS encoding PIG-L deacetylase family protein produces the protein MCVVAHPDDECFAFGGALALAAENGVETYVICLTDGQAATNRGDATSGEALGKLRREEFTASCKVLGVSRQELLDYHDARLEFIDFSQAAGRLVEKMRQFRPDVVITFGTDGGLNTHPDHMMVSMLTTAAFHWSGQAKRYPQLGPVHEPQRLFYLSTNFFIPGRQAPKPMPWTVTLNIESVRAQKTEAFRQHASQAPLMEQTKELFAKYGAEEFYTLVAAKEPQPAHLEEDLFDGLDE, from the coding sequence ATGTGTGTTGTAGCGCATCCCGATGATGAATGTTTTGCATTCGGTGGAGCGCTGGCGTTGGCCGCGGAGAATGGAGTTGAGACTTACGTCATCTGCCTGACCGATGGGCAAGCTGCTACGAACCGGGGCGATGCGACGTCGGGCGAGGCGTTGGGAAAGCTGCGGCGAGAAGAGTTTACCGCGTCGTGCAAGGTACTTGGCGTGTCCAGGCAAGAGTTGCTGGACTATCACGATGCTCGTTTGGAGTTTATCGATTTTTCGCAGGCGGCCGGGCGGCTGGTGGAGAAGATGCGACAGTTTCGTCCTGATGTCGTAATTACATTTGGCACCGATGGCGGACTGAATACGCACCCCGATCACATGATGGTTTCGATGCTGACTACGGCTGCGTTCCATTGGTCAGGGCAAGCGAAACGGTATCCGCAGCTTGGCCCGGTGCATGAGCCGCAGCGGCTTTTTTATCTCAGCACGAACTTCTTCATCCCTGGCAGGCAGGCACCGAAGCCGATGCCCTGGACGGTCACACTCAACATTGAATCCGTGCGAGCTCAGAAGACAGAGGCATTTCGACAGCATGCTTCGCAGGCTCCTTTGATGGAGCAGACGAAGGAGCTGTTTGCAAAGTACGGGGCCGAGGAGTTTTATACACTGGTGGCGGCGAAGGAACCGCAGCCAGCGCATCTAGAGGAAGATCTATTCGATGGGCTGGATGAATAG
- a CDS encoding ribonuclease HII: protein MASVASIRISKTVTAATAKQRMLKQLVCSDAPEQALRYHGFRSIAGVDEVGRGALFGPVVAAAVILPERLSGLANAGLTDSKQLTQEQREQLNKRIRRMAIAVCIAEVDAVTIDRVNIYQATRMAMLAAVRGLEVTPDHLLIDAMRLDHPCKQTKLIYGDSLSLSIAAASVVAKVYRDALMRDLDLVHPGYGLASHKGYGTPEHRRALAERGPCALHRRTFAPVRAVDPDAMVEAQVAEELLFDDFKLEEGTNWD from the coding sequence ATGGCCTCTGTTGCATCGATTCGAATCTCGAAGACAGTCACTGCCGCAACTGCAAAGCAGCGGATGCTGAAGCAGCTTGTGTGCAGCGATGCACCCGAACAGGCGTTGCGTTACCACGGCTTTCGCAGCATTGCCGGTGTGGATGAAGTTGGCCGTGGAGCGTTGTTCGGACCTGTGGTCGCGGCTGCAGTGATTCTTCCCGAACGCCTAAGCGGACTGGCAAACGCCGGGCTGACGGATTCGAAACAGTTGACACAGGAGCAGCGCGAGCAGTTGAACAAACGCATCAGGCGGATGGCGATTGCGGTTTGCATTGCCGAGGTGGACGCTGTGACGATCGACCGCGTGAATATCTACCAGGCGACGCGAATGGCCATGCTAGCTGCTGTGCGGGGTCTGGAGGTTACTCCCGATCATCTGCTGATTGATGCCATGCGGCTGGACCATCCCTGCAAACAGACAAAGTTGATCTATGGAGACTCGTTGAGTCTTTCAATTGCTGCCGCTTCAGTAGTAGCTAAGGTGTACCGGGATGCGTTGATGCGCGACTTAGACCTGGTGCATCCAGGATATGGGCTGGCGTCGCATAAAGGCTATGGCACGCCGGAGCATCGGCGCGCGCTGGCTGAGCGTGGCCCGTGTGCGTTGCACCGGCGAACGTTTGCTCCAGTACGCGCAGTCGATCCAGATGCTATGGTCGAGGCACAGGTCGCGGAAGAGTTGCTGTTCGATGATTTCAAATTGGAAGAGGGGACGAATTGGGATTGA
- a CDS encoding PilZ domain-containing protein, with the protein MSQRPRTNGDNPVRNAVRFPMRLAIHLCTEDGDIDAVTENISANGLLFVSDHLPKIDSKIEFTITMPSAVMGSATDVTIHCRGRVVRHSVENGEKKAAAVIDEYFLKA; encoded by the coding sequence GTGAGTCAGCGGCCCAGGACGAATGGAGACAATCCAGTTCGCAACGCAGTCCGTTTTCCTATGAGACTGGCCATCCACCTCTGTACTGAGGACGGAGACATTGACGCAGTGACCGAGAATATCTCTGCGAATGGCCTGCTCTTTGTCAGCGACCACCTTCCCAAGATTGACAGTAAAATTGAGTTCACTATTACGATGCCCTCGGCGGTAATGGGCTCTGCTACCGATGTCACCATCCATTGCCGGGGCCGCGTGGTACGCCACTCCGTAGAGAATGGTGAGAAGAAGGCCGCTGCTGTGATCGACGAATATTTTCTAAAGGCCTGA
- a CDS encoding PEP-CTERM sorting domain-containing protein (PEP-CTERM proteins occur, often in large numbers, in the proteomes of bacteria that also encode an exosortase, a predicted intramembrane cysteine proteinase. The presence of a PEP-CTERM domain at a protein's C-terminus predicts cleavage within the sorting domain, followed by covalent anchoring to some some component of the (usually Gram-negative) cell surface. Many PEP-CTERM proteins exhibit an unusual sequence composition that includes large numbers of potential glycosylation sites. Expression of one such protein has been shown restore the ability of a bacterium to form floc, a type of biofilm.) — translation MRRRTLLLLMIVLLVTGSATGVRASTECQRWFIAYKQQLEHSQAVARLRRAKLRAERYARMKLAGYVKPKPVARPHRPYPHRPRMTRAEVLRRYNLACGVLPERDSDEPVINEETPGDFASQRSLDFLPVENSDDQQLIASNVPPSYTDTGVTPDNPTSGPPFYSPPGGFPGGYLPPGGNKPPGGSTPPPVIVPVPEPESLALLLTGLIGAAGIVRRRIKG, via the coding sequence ATGCGGCGACGAACGCTGTTGCTTCTGATGATCGTGCTTCTGGTGACCGGATCGGCGACAGGCGTTCGTGCGTCGACGGAATGCCAACGATGGTTCATCGCCTATAAACAGCAGCTCGAGCATTCTCAGGCAGTGGCTCGTTTGCGCCGTGCGAAGCTCAGAGCGGAGCGCTATGCCCGCATGAAGCTGGCGGGCTACGTCAAGCCGAAGCCCGTCGCCAGGCCGCATCGTCCCTATCCGCACAGACCGCGAATGACCCGCGCCGAGGTTCTTCGCCGCTACAATCTGGCCTGTGGCGTATTGCCCGAGAGAGATTCCGACGAGCCGGTTATAAATGAGGAGACTCCGGGAGACTTTGCTTCTCAGCGTTCTCTTGATTTTCTACCGGTGGAAAACTCCGACGATCAACAATTGATCGCATCCAATGTTCCGCCGTCCTATACAGATACAGGTGTCACACCCGACAATCCCACTTCGGGGCCACCGTTCTACTCCCCACCGGGAGGATTTCCAGGTGGTTATCTTCCTCCGGGCGGAAACAAGCCTCCTGGTGGTTCTACTCCGCCTCCGGTCATCGTGCCTGTTCCCGAGCCGGAGAGCCTTGCACTGCTGTTGACGGGCCTTATCGGCGCAGCGGGTATCGTACGCCGCCGGATCAAGGGCTAA
- the rpsP gene encoding 30S ribosomal protein S16, with amino-acid sequence MIRLARVGARKQPHYRVVVIEKDRARNGRSVEVVGTYNPRTNPATVDLKRDRIDYWVGNGAQLSDRVGKLVAQAPAATETASAA; translated from the coding sequence ATGATCCGTTTGGCGCGCGTTGGAGCGCGTAAGCAGCCCCACTATCGCGTCGTTGTAATCGAAAAGGACCGCGCCCGCAATGGCCGGTCGGTTGAAGTCGTGGGCACGTACAATCCCCGCACAAACCCCGCGACCGTCGACCTGAAGCGCGACCGCATTGACTACTGGGTAGGCAATGGCGCGCAGTTGTCGGACCGGGTCGGAAAGCTGGTGGCTCAGGCCCCTGCTGCGACTGAGACTGCGTCTGCCGCTTAA
- a CDS encoding bifunctional precorrin-2 dehydrogenase/sirohydrochlorin ferrochelatase — MSLFPIFLKLAARPCVVIGAGHLAESKIESLQAANAQITVIAPEASERIQNLAAAGEIKYQQRPYADGDLTGSFLVVAATNVPSVNRAVFAEATARGVLCNAVDDPPFCDFYFPSVVRRGDLQIAISTAGASPALAQKIRKDINAQLPLDAGEWLADLGNLRREVVAAEPLNDERKWLLHQLAQREVCGYDECPSRLLAREHAKINPPEDKA, encoded by the coding sequence ATGTCCCTCTTTCCCATCTTCCTCAAGCTCGCTGCTCGCCCATGCGTCGTGATTGGTGCCGGGCATCTGGCTGAATCCAAGATCGAATCTCTCCAGGCCGCGAACGCTCAAATCACGGTTATCGCTCCAGAGGCCAGCGAGCGCATTCAGAACCTAGCCGCCGCTGGGGAGATTAAGTATCAGCAGCGTCCTTACGCCGATGGCGACCTGACGGGCAGCTTTCTGGTGGTGGCTGCGACGAATGTTCCCTCGGTAAACCGTGCCGTCTTTGCGGAGGCGACCGCAAGAGGCGTCCTATGCAACGCCGTGGACGATCCACCCTTCTGCGACTTTTATTTTCCCTCGGTGGTTCGCAGAGGCGATCTTCAGATTGCTATCTCGACCGCCGGTGCCAGCCCTGCTCTCGCTCAGAAGATACGAAAAGACATCAACGCACAGCTTCCTCTCGATGCAGGAGAATGGCTCGCTGACCTCGGCAATCTGCGTCGCGAGGTCGTCGCTGCCGAGCCGCTCAATGACGAGCGCAAGTGGCTTCTTCACCAGCTCGCACAGCGCGAAGTTTGCGGCTACGACGAATGCCCCTCTCGCCTGCTGGCTCGCGAACACGCCAAGATCAACCCGCCGGAAGACAAAGCTTGA
- a CDS encoding nitrite/sulfite reductase, translating into MTTPSAPVIKETKAQKTERLKLAKNPWEAFDEIRQFARDGRDSVPEEWALYFRWWGVYSQGDGLGLAGGKNGEGKATEFFMLRIGLPNGLLTSHQLRVIAGITKKFARNLADITTRQNIQLHWLTIADLVEVVDTLTEIGLSPKGACGDVVRNVTGCPLAGINHDELIDAAPLAVEVARTLTANNAFVNLPRKFKISVSGCPLWCNYPEINDVALTAIKHLVDGKEEVGYTLRVGGGLSTEPHIAARIPAFIRQDQALATVIAAAEIFRDADVLRENRAKARSKYLFMKFGWTPESYLEALEAKLGYKLIPSPAEDENIADDIYRDHIGITQQRQPGLSSVGASVLRGRVTGDQLQKLADLADKYGNGQLRATIMQNIIIVNVPNEMTAALVIELNTLGFLVDVSTFWRGAIACTGTEFCKLAITETKGFAKWLVSEMEDRLPGFDQQIKLHVTGCTNSCGQHWIADIGLEGKKIKKDGKLVDAFQFCVGGAVGKYARTSRPLGYRAAAEDVPDAIERLLQAYLADRQADEDLRAYFARHDDNTLRALLNGEAIDAVERDAPPVGAGRLAPGE; encoded by the coding sequence ATGACCACCCCTTCCGCCCCCGTTATCAAAGAGACCAAAGCCCAGAAGACAGAGCGCCTCAAGCTCGCCAAGAATCCCTGGGAGGCCTTTGATGAGATCCGCCAGTTCGCCCGTGACGGCCGCGATTCCGTCCCCGAAGAGTGGGCGCTCTACTTCCGGTGGTGGGGAGTCTACTCTCAAGGCGACGGCCTCGGCCTGGCCGGTGGCAAAAATGGCGAGGGGAAAGCCACCGAGTTCTTCATGCTGCGCATCGGCCTGCCTAACGGCCTGCTCACCAGCCACCAGCTCCGAGTCATCGCTGGTATCACAAAAAAGTTCGCCCGTAATCTGGCCGACATTACCACTCGTCAGAACATTCAGCTTCACTGGCTCACCATCGCCGATCTCGTCGAAGTCGTCGATACTCTTACCGAAATTGGTCTCTCCCCCAAGGGAGCCTGCGGCGACGTCGTCCGTAACGTGACGGGCTGCCCCCTCGCCGGAATCAATCACGACGAGCTTATCGACGCCGCACCTCTTGCTGTCGAAGTAGCGAGAACGCTTACGGCCAACAACGCTTTCGTTAATTTACCCCGCAAGTTCAAGATCTCCGTCTCGGGCTGCCCTCTCTGGTGCAACTACCCCGAGATTAACGACGTTGCTCTCACCGCCATCAAGCACCTTGTAGACGGTAAAGAAGAAGTCGGCTACACCCTTCGCGTCGGCGGTGGTCTCTCGACGGAACCGCACATCGCTGCGCGCATTCCCGCCTTCATCCGTCAGGATCAGGCCCTCGCCACCGTCATTGCCGCTGCAGAGATCTTCCGCGACGCCGACGTCCTCCGCGAAAACCGTGCAAAGGCGCGCTCCAAGTATCTCTTCATGAAGTTCGGCTGGACGCCTGAGTCCTATCTTGAGGCTCTCGAAGCCAAGCTCGGCTACAAGCTGATTCCTTCGCCCGCAGAGGACGAGAATATCGCCGACGACATCTATCGTGACCACATCGGGATCACCCAGCAGCGTCAGCCCGGCCTCTCCTCGGTCGGCGCCAGCGTTCTTCGCGGAAGGGTCACTGGCGACCAGTTGCAAAAGCTTGCCGATCTCGCCGACAAGTACGGCAATGGTCAGCTTCGCGCAACGATCATGCAGAACATCATCATCGTCAACGTGCCCAACGAGATGACCGCTGCCCTTGTCATCGAACTGAACACGCTTGGCTTTCTGGTCGATGTCTCGACCTTCTGGCGCGGCGCCATCGCCTGCACAGGGACCGAGTTCTGCAAGCTCGCCATCACCGAAACCAAGGGCTTTGCCAAGTGGTTGGTCAGCGAGATGGAAGACCGTCTCCCGGGCTTCGATCAGCAGATCAAGCTACACGTCACCGGCTGCACCAATAGCTGCGGCCAGCATTGGATCGCCGACATTGGTCTTGAAGGCAAGAAGATCAAGAAGGACGGCAAGCTCGTAGATGCCTTCCAATTCTGCGTTGGCGGAGCCGTTGGCAAGTATGCTCGCACCTCTCGTCCCCTGGGCTACCGCGCGGCTGCAGAAGACGTACCCGATGCCATCGAGCGCTTGCTTCAGGCCTATCTGGCTGATCGGCAGGCTGATGAAGACCTCCGGGCCTACTTTGCGCGCCACGATGACAACACGCTCCGCGCATTGCTGAACGGCGAGGCCATCGATGCGGTTGAGCGCGATGCACCCCCTGTCGGTGCGGGTCGCCTCGCTCCGGGCGAGTAG
- a CDS encoding response regulator transcription factor — MTVVHFDKTRSEDDVPEENALQESANPTGIRVVLADSQAIYRVGIRKIFALEDDIRVVAQVETLNNLYLALQRYPTDVVVLEGQLIAGTIDAIPELVRQHPDAKLIVQVSEADESNTVELYRRGVRGVVPRSISPDLLVKCVRKIADGETWIDNQSISWVIEAYRAQATSLTDPKVQPKLSKKELAIISCITRGMRNKEIAYQIGTTEQVIKNYLRKIYDKLGVSDRLELALYCLHHELLKKYTQELNSAGIATEPSQPLRAKM, encoded by the coding sequence ATGACGGTTGTTCATTTTGACAAAACCCGGAGTGAGGACGACGTACCGGAGGAGAATGCTCTTCAGGAGAGCGCGAACCCAACAGGGATTCGCGTCGTTCTGGCCGATTCGCAAGCCATCTACCGTGTTGGAATCCGCAAGATCTTCGCTCTCGAGGACGACATCCGGGTCGTCGCCCAGGTAGAAACTCTCAATAACCTCTACCTCGCGTTGCAGCGCTACCCCACCGACGTCGTCGTCCTAGAAGGCCAGTTAATAGCCGGAACTATCGACGCCATTCCAGAACTGGTGCGTCAGCATCCGGACGCCAAGCTGATCGTCCAGGTCTCGGAGGCGGATGAGTCCAACACGGTCGAGCTTTACCGCCGCGGAGTCCGTGGTGTGGTGCCGCGTTCCATCTCCCCCGATCTTCTGGTCAAATGCGTCCGCAAGATTGCCGACGGCGAGACCTGGATCGACAATCAATCCATTAGCTGGGTCATTGAGGCCTATCGTGCCCAGGCGACCTCGCTCACCGACCCCAAGGTCCAGCCCAAGCTGTCGAAGAAGGAGCTGGCCATCATTAGCTGCATCACCCGCGGTATGCGCAACAAGGAGATTGCATACCAGATCGGCACGACCGAGCAGGTCATCAAGAACTATCTTCGTAAGATCTACGACAAATTAGGCGTCTCCGACCGTCTGGAGCTTGCGCTTTACTGCCTGCATCACGAACTGCTGAAGAAATACACCCAGGAGCTGAACAGCGCTGGGATAGCAACCGAGCCATCGCAGCCACTGCGCGCCAAGATGTAG